CATTGTAGAATAAATCAAACAAATCGGATAGATCCCTGCGAATTAACTTCCTTTTTGACACATAATCAAACCTTACGCCATTTACCGGGACCGCCAGCTAGTAATAAGCTTTTATCATATTCGCGAGAGGATGATGTTCATGAAGGCATTAACAGGCAGTACGGCTTTGAACCATTTTGAGCTGAACCGGGTGAAGTTGTACAGTGAATACCAAACGAACGCCTTTCAGAAAGAATTGGATTATTTGCGCAGCTATGACGTGGACCGGCTGCTTGCCGGATTCAGGGAGACTAGCGGCCTGCAGCCAAAAGCGGACAAGTATCCCGGCTGGGAGAATACCGAAATCCGCGGGCATACGTTAGGTCATTACTTAACGGCCGTATCCCAAGCCTATGCTCAAACGCAGGATTCCGGGCTGCTGGAGAAACTGAAATACCTGGTTGCGGAGCTGGCTGAAGCACAGCAGGAGAACGGTTATTTATCCGCTTTTCCAGAGACGTTGTTTGACAATGTGGAGAACCGAAAGCCGGCGTGGGTTCCTTGGTATACCATGCATAAAATCATTGCCGGGCTAATTGCCGTCTATCAGGCGACCAAGCTGCAGCAAGCTTACGAGGTTGTGAGCCGCCTAGGCGATTGGGTTGCGGACCGTGCCTGTTCCTGGTCGGAGGAACTTCAGGCTACCGTTCTGGCGGTCGAATACGGCGGCATGAACGACTGCATGTATGATCTGTACAAGCTCACCGGCAACAACCTTCATCTGGAAGCCGCTCACAAATTTGACGAGATCAGCTTGTTTGAAGCGCTTCGGGAAGGAAAGGATGTACTGAAAGGGAAGCATGCCAATACCATGATTCCGAAGTTTATCGGTGCCTTGAACCGTTATTTAACGCTTGGCGAAAGCGAACGCGGCTACCTGGAAGCGGCGGTTAACTTCTGGGATACGGTCGTCTATCATCACAGCTATCTCACTGGCGGCAACAGCGAATGCGAGCATTTCGGAGAACCGGATATTCTGGACGGCAAGCGCTCGGACGTCACCTGCGAAACCTGTAACAGCTATAATATGCTGAAGCTGACGAAAGAGCTGTTCAAGCTCACGCAAAACAGCAAATACGCGGATTTTTACGAGAGAACGTATATTAATGCCATTCTTTCTTCGCAAAATCCGGAGACCGGCATGACGATGTATTTCCAGCCGATGGCCACCGGTTACTTCAAAATTTACAGCTCGCCATTTGAACATTTCTGGTGTTGCACGGGTACGGGAATGGAGAGCTTCACCAAGCTGAATGACAGCATCTACTTCCATTTGGACCATAATCTTTACGTCAATCAATTCTACAGCAGCAGACTGGATTGGACGGAGCAGCAAACCGTTGTCACGCAGACGACTTCGCTGCCGCATAGTGATCTTGTCCATTTCACGGTAGGCACGGATAGTCCCAAACGGCTTGCTATTCATATTCGTGTCCCTTCTTGGGCAGCCGGAGAAGTCGACATCTTGCTTAATGGGGAAACGGTACCTGCTTCTGTGCAGCAGCAGTATGTCGTTCTTGACCGGATCTGGAAGGACGGGGATACAATAGAAGCTCGTATTCCAATGAAGGTTTCTTTCTCATCCCTGCCGGATGCTCCACATGTCATTGGCCTGCAATACGGTCCTATCGTTCTAAGCGCAGCGCTTGGCAAGGAAGATATGGTGGAATCAAGAACCGGGGTTATCGTTAACATCGCGACAAGAAGGATAGCGGTTAAGGATTATATCGTACCTCAAGGGATGAGCGTTAAGGATTGGTTCAGCCACTTCGATAAGCATATCGTCCGTCTTGGGAATGAACTGGCCTTTGCCTTGAAAAATACGGATATGGACGAACGGTTGATCTTTACTCCCCATTATCTGCAGCACCACGAAAGATACGGTATTTATTGGAGCTTCCTGGATGATGAATCCGAGGAATTGCGGCAGCATACGGAGGCCGTGGACCGGGAACGCAGATTAAAAGAATCAACGATAGATTCCGTTCAAGCGGGCAATGATCAATATGAATTGGAGCATCGGATCGAGGGCGAGCGCACGCATGGCGGTACGTGGGAAGGATTAAACGGAAGAATGGCGGAAGCCGGGGGATGGTTCAGCTACCGGATGAAGATCCAGCCGGATGCAGCGTTAGCGGTTACCTTTAACCGAATGCATACGAACAGAAGCTTTGACATTTACGTCGACGATAAGCTGCTGGCGACCGAGAACTTTCCAGACGTATGGAAGAGAAGCTTCTATGAAAAACGGTTTGAGCTCCCCTATGCTTTAATAGCAGGCAAAACATCCGTAACCGTTAAATTTATTCCGAATGGGAAGATAAACGGCATTTATGGCGTTCTAAGGACAATCAAACATACGAATGATGAAAAATAATGAATAGGACGCTTCTGGCATTAGACCAGAGGCGTCCTTTTTTAAACGCTTGTATTACTTATAGAAATAATGGTATAGGCGATGCATCAACACGGCCGTTTCCGCCCGCGTCGTCCACGCTTTCGGATTGATGCTCTGATTCGACCCGCTCACGAGCCCCGCATGAATCAGTCCGGCAACGCTGTCCTGCGCGTATCCGGCGATGCTGCCGGCATCCTTGAACCCGCTTAACGGTTCCGCTGGCGCAGGTACGGCTTTATTCGCGAACGAGAGCGCTTTGGCGATCAGCACCATCATATCTTGCCTGGAAATGGCATCGTTTGGACGGAACTGATTGTCGCCGGTGCCCGTAGCAATGCCCATGCCGCGCAGAACAGCTACCGCTTCGGCATAATACGCGTCAGCCGCCACATCGGAAAATGCCTCGCCCTTCGCTCCCTGCAAGCCCATCGTTCTGACGAGCAGCAACGCGAAATCCGCCCGGCTTACGGAAGCCCCCGGCCGATATTCGGTCGCGGATACGCCGCTTATGATCCCTTTGGAAGCCATCACTTCAATAGCCGATTTGGCCCAAGCGAATTTACCCAGGTCATTAAACGTCTTTTGCACGAAAACGACGGCGTATTTGCCGGAATTCGTCGCCTGGAACAACACGGACCCCGTCGCCGAATCGTACCGGCCGCTAGGTACCGCAAAGACGTTTCCTTGTGCGTCCATATACCAGATCGTAATATGCTCCGGATTGGCCTTTTCCTCCGCCGTCGGACTATAAGGGATGCTGATCGTCGCAGGCGCGTTCGGATTGCTCCATTCGATCTCCCGTCCGCCGCTGCGAACGCTCCAATCGATAACGGGACGGCCGCCGATTTGCGCGCGCAGTTTGTCATCCAATCCGCCGGTGTCGGCTTGCTCGATGAGAAATTCGATATTGCCATTAGGCAGATTGCCGTTCGGGAACATACTGCTCGTCACGGTTACCGTCCCGAGCGGCGTGGAAATGTCGATCTGCACACCCTCGGCGGTAGCCGTGAACGCGACAGCAGGCAGTTCCAACGCGTGAGATTTGCTGCCGGGCACCCCTGTCAATGCCAATTGAATCTTTTTGAGACCTCCGCCCGCCGCCGTCGCCTTGGTGACAGCCTTCAACCAGGTGGACTCGTCGATTTTCCATACGACACGGCCCGTCGAGCCATCGACTTTTGGCGTCGGCTTGATAACGACTTTACCGCCTTCCTCGGTTATGACGACAGGCTTATCGTCTCCGGAGCCGCCCGTGCTTCCCGGGTTGGTGCCCGGGCCCGGATCGCTCGGCGCCGAGACCACCTTCAA
This region of Paenibacillus sp. JDR-2 genomic DNA includes:
- a CDS encoding beta-L-arabinofuranosidase domain-containing protein; its protein translation is MKALTGSTALNHFELNRVKLYSEYQTNAFQKELDYLRSYDVDRLLAGFRETSGLQPKADKYPGWENTEIRGHTLGHYLTAVSQAYAQTQDSGLLEKLKYLVAELAEAQQENGYLSAFPETLFDNVENRKPAWVPWYTMHKIIAGLIAVYQATKLQQAYEVVSRLGDWVADRACSWSEELQATVLAVEYGGMNDCMYDLYKLTGNNLHLEAAHKFDEISLFEALREGKDVLKGKHANTMIPKFIGALNRYLTLGESERGYLEAAVNFWDTVVYHHSYLTGGNSECEHFGEPDILDGKRSDVTCETCNSYNMLKLTKELFKLTQNSKYADFYERTYINAILSSQNPETGMTMYFQPMATGYFKIYSSPFEHFWCCTGTGMESFTKLNDSIYFHLDHNLYVNQFYSSRLDWTEQQTVVTQTTSLPHSDLVHFTVGTDSPKRLAIHIRVPSWAAGEVDILLNGETVPASVQQQYVVLDRIWKDGDTIEARIPMKVSFSSLPDAPHVIGLQYGPIVLSAALGKEDMVESRTGVIVNIATRRIAVKDYIVPQGMSVKDWFSHFDKHIVRLGNELAFALKNTDMDERLIFTPHYLQHHERYGIYWSFLDDESEELRQHTEAVDRERRLKESTIDSVQAGNDQYELEHRIEGERTHGGTWEGLNGRMAEAGGWFSYRMKIQPDAALAVTFNRMHTNRSFDIYVDDKLLATENFPDVWKRSFYEKRFELPYALIAGKTSVTVKFIPNGKINGIYGVLRTIKHTNDEK
- a CDS encoding S-layer homology domain-containing protein, which codes for MLHTKRMTGLRKIQFVCFSLLLAGSILLSGFSLAAEVAYAASSYTLSVSNNEPVAGREVRVQVIGQELSDVYATELQATFDTDHLRFKSASSDRFGYAVAPAVKGSQIVLAFTKVGPVSGESGTVVLAEMVFEATAAGSGTVELKKVKTVDSAMNVADQDANAIANLKVVSAPSDPGPGTNPGSTGGSGDDKPVVITEEGGKVVIKPTPKVDGSTGRVVWKIDESTWLKAVTKATAAGGGLKKIQLALTGVPGSKSHALELPAVAFTATAEGVQIDISTPLGTVTVTSSMFPNGNLPNGNIEFLIEQADTGGLDDKLRAQIGGRPVIDWSVRSGGREIEWSNPNAPATISIPYSPTAEEKANPEHITIWYMDAQGNVFAVPSGRYDSATGSVLFQATNSGKYAVVFVQKTFNDLGKFAWAKSAIEVMASKGIISGVSATEYRPGASVSRADFALLLVRTMGLQGAKGEAFSDVAADAYYAEAVAVLRGMGIATGTGDNQFRPNDAISRQDMMVLIAKALSFANKAVPAPAEPLSGFKDAGSIAGYAQDSVAGLIHAGLVSGSNQSINPKAWTTRAETAVLMHRLYHYFYK